The stretch of DNA AGCACGTTGCCGAAGGACCTGCCGGCGGCGGTGTTCGTCGTGGTCCACATCCCCGCCCGAAGCCTCGGCCTGCTCGCGACCGTGACGGCCGCGGCATCCCACCTGCCGGTCCACCCGGCGGCGGACGGCATGGCGATCACCCCCGGCAACATCTACCTGGGCATCCCCGACCACCACCTCATCCTGGCGGACGGGCGGATCCGGCTCGGGCGCGGCCCCCGCGAGAACATGGCCCGGCCCTCCATCGACCCGCTGTTCCGCTCGGCCGCCATCGCGTACGGACCCCGGGTGATCGGCGTGCTCCTGAGCGGCCTCCTCAACGACGGGACGGCCGGCCTGGATGCGATCAAGCGCTGCGGCGGCCTCGCGCTCGTGCAGGACCCGGCGGACGCGATCGCCGACGAGATGCCCCGCAGCGCGCTGTCGGGCCTGGAGGTCGATCTCACCCTTTCGGCGCTCCGGATCGGCGACGTGCTCGCCGATCTCGTGCGCGATCCCGCCGGCCCGCCGCGGCCGGTGCCCCCGGAGCTGCGGCTCGAGGTCGACATCGCGGCCGGCTCCCGGGTCGACAGCGACGTGATCGGCCGTCTGGGCAGCCCCGCGGCCCTCTCGTGCCCGCAATGCGGCGGCGTCCTCTCGACCATGGCGAGCGGCAAGCCGCTGCGCTTCCGCTGCCAGGTCGGCCACGGCTATACGGCCGAGCTCGTCGCCAAGGAGCAGGAGAACTCGGTCGACGAGGCCCTGCGGGTGGCTCTGCGCATCATCGAGGAGCGGGCCGAGCTGGTCCGGCGCATGGCCGCCGACGGCCGCAGCGCCGGGCGGCGGGCGCTGGCCGAGATGTACGAGGAGCGCGCCGCCGAGTATCGCGCCTATGCCGAAACGATCCGGAACGCCGTCCTGAAGGCGCTTCCCTCGCCCGAGCCCTCGGGTAATGAGGGAGCACAGGAGGAGTGATGCGTGGCCCGGCTTCGATCTCGGCGGGCGGCGGGGAACCGCGGTTCCCGGCCGCGCGGGCGACGGCTGCCCGCAGGGGCGCGTCCCTGCGCGCGTCCATGAGTCCGGGAGCAGCGCCGCGATGGTGACGTCCGCCCCCGAAGCGGCCCCCCCGGATGCGCGGCCCGCCGTCGTCGCGGTCTGTGCCTCGGCCGCGAGCCCGGAATCGCTGCTGCATCTTCTGCGCACGCTGGCGCCGCAGCCCGATATGGCGCTCGTCATCGTGCTGCAGCACCGGGAGGCGCTGGACGCCGAGGCGTTCACGCAGGCGCTGCGCGAGGCCGGCCACGTCCCCAGCCCGGTCGCGCACGACGCTCCGCTCGTCGCGGGGAAGACCTACCTCCCCGATCCCGATGTCATCATGAGCCTGGAGGGCGGCCGGTTCCGGGTCAAGCCCGCCGAGCAGAGGCCGGGCGCGCGCGGGACCATCGACAGCTTCCTCGTGGCGCTGGCCAGCGACGAGGAGGCCAACAGCATCGTGGCGATCCTGGCCGGCACGGGTGCGGACGGCACCCTCGGCTTCAAGGCCGTGAAGGAGGCGGGCGGGCTGACGCTCGCGGAGGAGACCGAGGAATCGCGCTCCAGCGAACTCGCGGGCAGCAACCATCCCGCCGCCCTGGCCGACGCGGTGCTGCCGATCGACCGGCTGGCGGAGCGGATCAAGGACGGCATCCGGCAGATCCGGGCGGGCGCCGAATTCGCCCGCCCCGACGCGGCCGACAACCCGGCCACGCTGGGGAGTATCGCGGCGGTGCTGCGCAAGCGGACCGGCCACGATTTTCACGGCTACAAGCCCGGCACCTTCCTGCGCCGGGTCCAGCGGCGCATGCAGGTCGTTCAGATGTCCTCCGCGGCCGCCTATCTCGACCTGCTGCGCGAGCGGCCCAGCGAGGCCCAGGAGCTGTTCAACGACCTGCTGATCGGCGTCACGCAGTTCTTCCGCGATCCCAACGAATTCGAGCTGCTCGCCCGCGAAATCGTCCCGAAGCTGTTCGCCGGCAAATCGCAGAACGACCGGATCCGCGTCTGGGTGATCGGCTGCTCCACCGGCGAGGAGGCCTATTCCCTCGGAATCCTGCTGCGCGAGCACATGGCCACCCTCGACGAGGTGCCGCTGGTGCAGATCTTCGCGACCGATCTCGACGGCCGGGCGCTCGCGGCGGCCCGCGCCGCCCGCTACGCGCACACGATCGCGGACGACATGTCG from Methylobacterium sp. PvR107 encodes:
- a CDS encoding chemotaxis protein CheB — translated: MSNRDILVIGGSSGATIPLKTILSTLPKDLPAAVFVVVHIPARSLGLLATVTAAASHLPVHPAADGMAITPGNIYLGIPDHHLILADGRIRLGRGPRENMARPSIDPLFRSAAIAYGPRVIGVLLSGLLNDGTAGLDAIKRCGGLALVQDPADAIADEMPRSALSGLEVDLTLSALRIGDVLADLVRDPAGPPRPVPPELRLEVDIAAGSRVDSDVIGRLGSPAALSCPQCGGVLSTMASGKPLRFRCQVGHGYTAELVAKEQENSVDEALRVALRIIEERAELVRRMAADGRSAGRRALAEMYEERAAEYRAYAETIRNAVLKALPSPEPSGNEGAQEE